In the genome of Streptomyces aquilus, the window GTCGTTGAGGCGGGTGCCCTCCTCGGTCAGCGAGTACTCGACCCGCGGCGGCACCTCGTCGTAGGCGACGCGGCGTACGACACCGTCCGCCTCCATCTCGCGCAGGTGAGAGGCCAGCACCTTCTCGGTGATCCCGGGGACCAGTCGGCGCAGTTCACCGAAGCGTCGGCGGGGGTGCTCGTGCAGCGCCCAGAGGATCAGGACCTTCCACTTGCCGCCGATCACCTCCATCGCGGTGTCGATCCCGCAGACGTGCCCCTGTGATGTGCACGGCCGGTTCAGCGTCGTCATGCCCCCACCCTCCTGAGGTGCTCACTCACCCCGGGGTAACCACCCACTGCGAAGTGCGTACTTGATCACCTCCGGGCCTGCGACCAGCCTAATCCGCATGACACAGAACACCGCTGAGAAGACCCCCGTCACCCTGCTGGGCCTCGGCGCGATGGGCACCGCCCTCGCCCGCGCCTGGCTGGCCGCCGGCCACCCGCTCACCGTCTGGAACCGGACCCCGGCCCGCGCCGCGGTGCTCGCCGCCGAGGGCGCGCACGTCACAGCCAGTGCGGCTGAGGCGGTCGCGGCGAACCCCCTCATCGTCGTATGTCTGCTGGACGACGACTCGGTCGGCGAGGCGCTGACCGGCATCGACCTGACCGGCAGGGACCTGGTCAACCTGACCACCAGCACCCCGGCCCAGGCCCGCGCCCGCGCCGAGTGGGCCCGCGCGCGGGGCGCCCGCTACCTGGACGGCGGAATCATGGCGGTCCCCCCGATGATCGGCGCCCCGGAAGCCGGCGGCTACGTCTTCTACAGCGGTTCGCGGGAGGTGTTCGAGCGCCACCAGAAGACCTTGGGCGTCCCGGCCGGCACCACCTACGTCGGCCAGGACGCGGGCTTCGCCGCCCTGCACGACGTGGCCCTGCTCAGCGC includes:
- a CDS encoding winged helix-turn-helix transcriptional regulator; protein product: MTTLNRPCTSQGHVCGIDTAMEVIGGKWKVLILWALHEHPRRRFGELRRLVPGITEKVLASHLREMEADGVVRRVAYDEVPPRVEYSLTEEGTRLNDALQPLAAWGRERSTAPGNERRP
- a CDS encoding NAD(P)-dependent oxidoreductase, which encodes MTQNTAEKTPVTLLGLGAMGTALARAWLAAGHPLTVWNRTPARAAVLAAEGAHVTASAAEAVAANPLIVVCLLDDDSVGEALTGIDLTGRDLVNLTTSTPAQARARAEWARARGARYLDGGIMAVPPMIGAPEAGGYVFYSGSREVFERHQKTLGVPAGTTYVGQDAGFAALHDVALLSAMYGMFAGAAHAFALIRKEDIDPASLAPLLADWLVAMAPAVHQTADRLRSGDYTQGVVSNLAMQVAGTPTFLSTAEQQGVSPELLSPYFALMRRRLAEGSGEEDLTGVIDLLVR